The following are encoded together in the Methylorubrum sp. B1-46 genome:
- a CDS encoding exopolysaccharide transport family protein, protein MDPFHEADPPGARPSLTAHYEAVTGHALAVLWRRKLMIAAIAGLSALAAGAASLALPPSYVAEVLLQFDFGQTQDVRGTGKSGPQIALEPASVVESEARIIRSFAIAQAVAGRLETEGPKAEHAAKEPPAGWVASLRQALETRVQAALPAPPGSRQGETTQQATTQQETERDARAQGLLRGLTVGNDAKAYLITIGYRDRDPRRAAETANTFATEYLARKMQAASLATERASRWYAEQIQVSRGELARLEGEIDAFRKRTGFVESVREGVDLREQQLRDALTELSSASAKRLAEEARLQRAGDVMRFGGVPNAADTTISPVIQQMLADDSKLRQELEQLTAVSGDNHPSVLRLKASIAALQQRLQARMAEVLKLVEVDLGAARGLEASAEARVATVRRSLIESKALESKLRALQADATAARDRLRVLDEGYQTANALSELKPVMAQMLAPAKVPTLPTGPGLGLVLGLGLFAGAGAGSVLALALDRRDRGYRSQGEMEAETGLPCLALLPSRPAGEHSGERLEQDLVFREAVRAAVAELVAVREPLKVVLVTSAMPGEGKSVVARSVARSLAAMGRRVLILDGSPRRAAIEDARLGTSGPETEDEEAEGRISTIRRVSGLKDGHDIYAEPTFGMLVREARERYDVILVEVPPVLLLGDVALLRQHADAVVHVVAWHGTQKAAVTASLAYMRRLGLTVAGLVLNKVDLKRHQGRAADRGTLYRDFSHYYRNSA, encoded by the coding sequence ATGGACCCGTTCCACGAAGCCGACCCGCCCGGCGCTCGGCCCTCGCTCACCGCCCATTACGAGGCGGTCACCGGGCACGCCCTCGCGGTGCTGTGGCGCCGCAAGCTGATGATCGCCGCGATCGCCGGCCTGTCGGCGCTGGCGGCCGGGGCGGCCTCGCTCGCCCTGCCGCCGAGCTACGTCGCCGAGGTGCTGCTCCAGTTCGATTTCGGCCAGACCCAGGACGTGCGCGGGACCGGCAAGTCCGGCCCGCAGATCGCCCTGGAGCCGGCCTCGGTGGTGGAGAGCGAGGCGCGCATCATCCGCTCGTTCGCCATCGCGCAGGCGGTGGCGGGCCGGCTCGAGACCGAAGGGCCCAAAGCGGAGCACGCGGCCAAGGAGCCGCCGGCGGGATGGGTCGCCTCCCTGCGCCAGGCCCTCGAGACCCGAGTCCAGGCGGCTTTGCCCGCGCCTCCCGGCTCCCGCCAAGGGGAAACGACGCAGCAGGCGACCACGCAGCAGGAGACCGAGCGGGACGCCCGGGCGCAGGGGCTCCTGCGCGGGCTCACCGTCGGCAACGACGCCAAGGCCTATCTGATCACCATCGGATACCGCGACCGCGATCCGCGGCGGGCGGCCGAGACCGCCAACACCTTCGCCACCGAGTATCTCGCCCGTAAAATGCAGGCGGCCTCCCTCGCCACCGAGCGGGCGAGCCGGTGGTATGCCGAGCAGATCCAGGTCTCGCGCGGCGAACTCGCGCGGCTGGAAGGCGAGATCGATGCCTTCCGCAAGCGCACCGGCTTCGTCGAGTCGGTGCGCGAGGGCGTGGACCTGCGCGAGCAGCAATTGCGCGATGCCCTGACCGAACTCTCCAGCGCCTCGGCCAAGCGGCTGGCCGAAGAGGCACGGCTGCAGCGCGCCGGGGACGTGATGCGCTTCGGCGGCGTGCCGAACGCCGCCGACACGACGATCTCGCCGGTGATCCAGCAGATGCTGGCCGACGACAGCAAGCTGCGCCAGGAGCTGGAGCAGCTCACCGCGGTCTCCGGCGACAACCACCCGAGCGTGCTGCGGCTCAAGGCCTCGATCGCCGCGCTGCAGCAGCGGCTCCAGGCCCGCATGGCCGAGGTGCTGAAACTGGTCGAGGTCGATCTCGGCGCCGCCCGCGGGCTCGAAGCCTCGGCCGAGGCGCGGGTCGCGACCGTGCGCCGCTCGCTGATCGAGAGCAAGGCGCTCGAATCGAAGCTGCGCGCGTTGCAGGCCGATGCCACCGCCGCCCGCGACCGCCTGCGCGTCCTCGACGAGGGCTACCAGACCGCCAATGCGCTCAGCGAACTCAAGCCGGTGATGGCGCAGATGCTGGCGCCGGCCAAGGTGCCGACCCTGCCCACCGGCCCCGGCCTCGGCCTCGTGCTCGGCCTCGGCCTGTTTGCCGGCGCCGGGGCCGGCTCGGTGCTGGCGCTGGCGCTCGACCGCCGCGACCGCGGCTACCGCAGCCAGGGCGAGATGGAGGCCGAGACCGGCCTGCCCTGCCTCGCGCTGCTGCCGAGCCGGCCGGCGGGCGAGCATTCGGGCGAGCGCCTGGAGCAGGACCTCGTCTTCCGCGAGGCCGTGCGGGCGGCGGTGGCCGAGCTCGTCGCCGTGCGCGAACCGCTCAAGGTCGTCCTCGTCACCTCGGCGATGCCGGGCGAGGGCAAGTCCGTGGTCGCCCGCTCGGTAGCGCGCTCGCTCGCCGCCATGGGGCGCCGGGTGCTGATCCTCGACGGCTCGCCCCGCCGCGCCGCGATCGAGGATGCCCGCCTCGGCACGTCCGGCCCCGAGACGGAGGACGAGGAGGCGGAGGGCCGCATCTCGACCATCCGCCGCGTCTCCGGTCTCAAGGACGGGCACGACATCTACGCCGAGCCGACCTTCGGCATGCTCGTGCGGGAGGCGCGCGAGCGCTACGACGTGATCCTAGTCGAGGTGCCCCCGGTGCTGCTGCTCGGCGACGTGGCGCTCCTGCGCCAGCACGCCGACGCCGTGGTCCACGTCGTGGCCTGGCACGGCACCCAGAAGGCGGCGGTCACCGCGAGCCTCGCCTATATGCGCCGGCTCGGTCTGACGGTGGCCGGTCTCGTCCTGAACAAGGTCGACCTCAAGCGCCACCAGGGCCGGGCGGCGGACCGCGGCACGCTCTACCGCGACTTCTCGCATTACTACAGGAACAGCGCCTGA
- a CDS encoding response regulator transcription factor, with protein MSSGRAAALPRTVPARPETLLVIDDHPIVMQGVRRLAEAAGVGRVYEAADIVSGYRLFHRHRPALVVADLSFRDDGLSGLSLIRRIRALDPAARILVFSMHADPVLVSRALESGALGFVLKDAGSDAFLEALDAVHAGRGYLPHALATDVAMLNRSARPAPLATLSARELQILSLLSQGKSYDAIASAMAVSYRTVINASSSMRKKLGVESRAGLVQIAVNRRHALL; from the coding sequence GTGAGCAGCGGACGCGCCGCCGCCCTGCCCCGGACCGTGCCGGCCCGGCCGGAGACGCTCCTCGTCATCGACGACCACCCGATCGTGATGCAGGGCGTGCGCCGGCTGGCGGAAGCCGCGGGCGTGGGACGGGTCTACGAGGCCGCCGACATCGTCTCGGGCTACCGTCTGTTCCACCGGCACCGGCCGGCCCTCGTGGTGGCCGATCTGAGCTTTCGCGATGATGGGCTGTCCGGGCTGTCGCTGATCCGCCGCATCCGGGCGCTGGACCCCGCCGCACGCATCCTGGTCTTCAGCATGCATGCCGACCCGGTGCTCGTCTCCCGCGCCCTGGAGAGCGGTGCGCTCGGCTTCGTGCTCAAGGATGCCGGGTCGGACGCCTTCCTGGAGGCGCTCGACGCCGTCCATGCCGGGCGGGGCTACCTGCCGCACGCGCTCGCCACCGACGTGGCGATGCTGAACCGCAGCGCCCGCCCCGCCCCGCTCGCCACCTTGAGCGCGCGCGAGTTGCAGATCCTGTCGCTGCTGAGCCAGGGCAAATCCTACGACGCCATCGCCAGCGCCATGGCCGTGAGCTACCGCACGGTGATCAACGCCAGTTCCAGCATGCGCAAGAAGCTCGGCGTCGAGTCCCGCGCCGGGCTGGTCCAGATCGCGGTCAACCGGCGCCACGCACTGCTGTGA
- a CDS encoding mannose-1-phosphate guanylyltransferase/mannose-6-phosphate isomerase — protein sequence MPARIQPVILCGGSGTRLWPTSRTSLPKQFVPLLGPHSTFQQTLLRLQGPLFAPPIVVANRDHRCLVEKQAAAIDAAVTLLLEPERRDSGPAILAACTLVARQDPDAVVLVLPSDHIVTEPRAFRRAVASALPAARAGRLVTFGIEADHPSTEYGWIRPGARVEARCHAVHTFAEKPDAARAASYLSDRWLWNSGNFLMRADTLCAEYAAFDPETAAAAALAVEAAADEGGALALDAAGFAGTTKTSLDFAVMEKTSRAAVARMRCGWSDVGNWNALWAISEHDDLGNVSRGAAELFDSEGCFVSSEGMVTSLVGVRDLVVVAEKDAILVADRSRCGDVRKMVEILRSKGRPQAEWHASSHRPWGSYRVLEASDGFQVKRITVAPGGRLSLQKHRHRAEHWVVVRGCARVTVDDTVADYRESEHIFIPLGAIHRLENPGNDDVELIEVQLGSYLGEDDIVRLEDAYHRA from the coding sequence ATGCCTGCACGGATCCAGCCCGTCATCCTCTGCGGCGGCTCGGGAACGCGGCTCTGGCCCACCTCCCGCACCTCGCTGCCGAAGCAGTTCGTGCCTCTGCTCGGGCCGCACTCGACCTTCCAGCAGACCCTGCTGCGGCTCCAGGGCCCGCTCTTCGCCCCGCCGATCGTCGTGGCGAACCGCGATCACCGCTGCCTGGTCGAGAAGCAGGCGGCAGCCATCGACGCCGCCGTCACCCTGCTGCTGGAGCCGGAGCGGCGCGATTCCGGCCCGGCGATCCTGGCCGCCTGCACCCTGGTCGCGCGGCAAGATCCGGACGCGGTGGTGCTCGTGCTCCCCTCCGACCATATCGTCACCGAGCCGCGCGCCTTCCGCCGGGCGGTGGCCTCCGCCCTGCCGGCGGCGCGGGCCGGGCGCCTCGTCACCTTCGGCATCGAGGCCGATCACCCCAGCACCGAGTACGGCTGGATCCGCCCCGGCGCGCGGGTCGAGGCGCGCTGCCACGCGGTTCACACCTTCGCGGAGAAGCCGGACGCGGCCCGCGCCGCCAGCTACCTCTCGGACCGCTGGCTGTGGAATTCCGGCAATTTCCTGATGCGGGCCGACACCCTGTGCGCCGAGTATGCCGCATTTGATCCCGAGACGGCCGCCGCCGCCGCCCTCGCGGTAGAGGCCGCCGCCGACGAGGGCGGGGCACTCGCCCTCGATGCCGCGGGGTTTGCCGGCACGACCAAGACCTCGCTGGACTTCGCGGTGATGGAGAAGACGAGCCGCGCCGCGGTCGCGCGGATGCGCTGCGGCTGGTCGGATGTCGGCAACTGGAACGCGCTCTGGGCGATCAGCGAGCACGACGACCTCGGCAATGTCAGCCGCGGCGCGGCCGAACTGTTCGACAGCGAGGGCTGCTTCGTGTCGTCCGAGGGCATGGTGACCTCGCTCGTCGGCGTGCGCGACCTCGTGGTCGTGGCCGAGAAGGACGCGATCCTGGTAGCCGACCGCAGCCGCTGCGGCGACGTACGCAAGATGGTCGAAATCCTGCGCAGCAAGGGCCGGCCCCAGGCCGAGTGGCACGCCTCCTCGCACCGCCCCTGGGGCAGCTACCGGGTGCTGGAAGCCTCCGACGGTTTTCAGGTCAAGCGGATCACCGTCGCGCCGGGCGGGCGGCTCTCGCTGCAGAAACACCGCCACCGCGCCGAGCACTGGGTCGTGGTGCGCGGCTGCGCCCGGGTCACCGTGGACGACACGGTCGCCGATTACCGCGAGAGCGAGCACATCTTCATCCCGCTCGGCGCGATCCACCGCCTCGAAAACCCCGGCAACGACGATGTCGAGCTGATCGAGGTCCAGCTCGGCAGCTACCTCGGCGAGGACGACATCGTCCGCCTCGAGGATGCCTACCACCGCGCCTGA
- a CDS encoding WecB/TagA/CpsF family glycosyltransferase, translating to MSAPLPRVPILGVPVSAITLDDAVAAVEGWILGRQRHYVCITGAHGVIECQTDRTLRAIHEGAGLVTPDGMPLVFMARRLGFPRTQRVYGPDLMRALTALSARKGYRQYYFGGASGLPERLAARLTEQFPELPVAGTFSPPFRPTTPEEDAGIVARINAAKPDILWVGLSTPKQEYWMARHRERLEVPVMVGVGAAFDFLAGTKRQAPVWMQRRGLEWAFRLGTEPRRLGRRYGRIVPEFILRASVQLASTSRPAPARPRRSF from the coding sequence ATGAGCGCGCCGCTTCCCCGCGTTCCGATCCTGGGGGTGCCGGTCAGCGCGATCACCCTGGACGATGCGGTGGCGGCGGTCGAGGGTTGGATCCTCGGCCGCCAGCGCCACTACGTCTGCATCACCGGCGCCCACGGCGTCATCGAGTGCCAGACCGATCGCACCCTGCGGGCGATCCACGAGGGAGCCGGCCTCGTCACGCCGGACGGGATGCCGCTGGTCTTCATGGCGCGCCGGCTCGGCTTCCCGCGCACGCAAAGGGTCTACGGGCCCGACCTGATGCGCGCGCTCACAGCCCTGTCGGCGCGCAAGGGCTACCGGCAATACTACTTCGGAGGTGCCTCCGGTCTGCCCGAGCGGCTGGCCGCGCGCCTCACCGAGCAGTTCCCGGAACTGCCCGTCGCCGGCACCTTCTCGCCCCCCTTCCGCCCGACGACTCCGGAGGAGGACGCCGGCATCGTCGCTCGCATCAACGCGGCCAAGCCCGACATCCTGTGGGTGGGGCTCTCGACCCCGAAGCAGGAATACTGGATGGCGCGCCACCGCGAGCGGCTGGAGGTGCCGGTCATGGTCGGCGTCGGCGCGGCCTTCGACTTTCTCGCCGGCACCAAGCGGCAGGCGCCGGTCTGGATGCAGCGGCGCGGGCTCGAATGGGCCTTCCGCCTCGGCACCGAGCCGCGGCGGCTGGGGCGGCGCTACGGGCGGATCGTGCCGGAATTCATCCTGCGCGCCTCGGTCCAGCTCGCGAGCACGTCGCGGCCGGCACCGGCGCGGCCGCGGCGCTCCTTCTGA
- a CDS encoding polysaccharide biosynthesis/export family protein yields MLALWPTGAPMAAETLLPEPAAEAALLLSSGDKVTMVVFGQTELTGEYVVDAVGDLNLPMVGRIRVAGLSPEQAESLVRTRLNDGFLRSATVSLRLSEMKPVYVLGEVRSPGSYTYRYGLTVLGAVALAGGGRVGDRSITELKAEVLTARERLRSLELARLAQRARLLRLEAQRDGRTSFVSDELIGPEAIALLRGEQEIFSLQRETERSEVGLLRQQIERLETERASLSQQRTLIEEQVKLTEAQVRNYARLTDNGHGLQTIMVDRQRENARVRAELARIDADLARNGTATGEITLRQRDTENGHRRRVVADLQATRQQLLETEASLPIARDLLESRARRLSASDGGSEATGWTIEVTRTLRDRAVTFKAALTSVLLPGDVVQVSPAKAGTGEGPPPTRDGAAAPGPVSQATPALRRSIETP; encoded by the coding sequence GTGCTCGCGCTCTGGCCCACCGGCGCGCCGATGGCGGCCGAGACTCTGCTGCCGGAGCCTGCGGCCGAGGCCGCGCTGCTCCTGTCGAGCGGCGACAAGGTGACGATGGTCGTGTTCGGCCAGACGGAGCTCACCGGCGAGTACGTCGTCGATGCGGTGGGCGACCTGAACCTGCCGATGGTCGGCCGCATCCGGGTCGCGGGCCTGAGCCCGGAGCAGGCGGAGAGCCTGGTCCGCACCCGGCTCAACGACGGCTTCCTGCGCTCGGCCACCGTCAGCCTGCGGCTCTCCGAGATGAAGCCGGTCTACGTGCTGGGCGAGGTGCGCTCACCCGGCAGCTACACCTACCGCTACGGCCTCACCGTGCTCGGCGCGGTGGCTCTGGCCGGCGGCGGGCGGGTCGGCGACCGCTCGATCACCGAGCTCAAGGCCGAGGTGCTGACCGCCCGCGAGCGGCTCCGCAGCCTCGAACTCGCCCGGCTCGCCCAGCGCGCCCGCCTCCTGCGCCTGGAGGCGCAGCGGGACGGGCGGACGAGCTTCGTCTCCGACGAGCTGATCGGCCCCGAGGCCATCGCGCTCCTGCGCGGCGAGCAGGAGATCTTCTCGCTCCAGCGCGAGACGGAGCGCAGCGAGGTCGGCCTGCTGCGCCAACAGATCGAGCGACTCGAGACCGAGCGGGCATCGCTGAGCCAGCAGCGGACCCTCATCGAGGAGCAGGTCAAACTGACCGAGGCCCAGGTCCGCAACTACGCGCGGCTGACCGATAACGGCCACGGCCTGCAGACGATCATGGTGGACCGGCAGCGCGAGAACGCCCGCGTCCGGGCCGAACTCGCCCGGATCGACGCGGACCTCGCCCGCAACGGGACCGCCACCGGCGAGATCACCCTGCGCCAGCGCGACACCGAGAACGGCCACCGGCGCCGGGTCGTGGCCGACCTCCAGGCCACCCGCCAGCAGCTCCTGGAGACCGAGGCGAGCCTGCCCATCGCCCGCGACCTCCTGGAGAGCCGCGCCCGGCGGCTCTCCGCCTCCGACGGCGGCAGCGAGGCCACCGGCTGGACGATCGAGGTCACCCGGACCCTGCGCGACCGAGCGGTGACCTTCAAGGCCGCGCTCACCTCGGTGCTGCTGCCCGGCGACGTCGTGCAGGTCTCGCCCGCCAAGGCCGGAACCGGCGAGGGGCCGCCCCCCACCCGAGACGGGGCGGCCGCGCCCGGTCCCGTCTCGCAGGCCACGCCGGCCCTGCGCCGCTCGATCGAGACCCCCTGA
- a CDS encoding MxaH protein, with amino-acid sequence MRSPAARLIAGLAALLLLSACDRGAETSTETASAAPDRGDDGAIVASTAEDHLPDWLSPTDGTDPARWLAGREAGHPLPADAAAVRDLRESLDRARSAFVEDKRMIANRTVQLGQMLSEIGKTESYRGLIDGLGAIAALRGRHKSLYGEMCQHYYNTRAQGADHATALARLEARERPEVTAPELPRQPGGQP; translated from the coding sequence ATGAGATCGCCCGCGGCCCGTCTGATCGCCGGGCTCGCCGCCCTGCTCCTCCTCTCCGCCTGCGACCGCGGCGCCGAGACGTCCACCGAGACGGCGAGCGCGGCGCCAGACCGCGGCGACGACGGGGCGATCGTCGCCTCGACCGCGGAGGATCACCTGCCCGACTGGCTCTCGCCCACCGACGGCACGGATCCGGCGCGCTGGCTCGCGGGGCGCGAGGCGGGACACCCCTTGCCCGCGGACGCCGCCGCGGTCAGGGACTTGCGCGAATCCCTCGACCGGGCGCGCAGCGCCTTCGTGGAAGACAAGCGCATGATCGCCAACCGCACGGTGCAGCTCGGACAGATGCTGTCCGAGATCGGCAAGACCGAATCCTATCGCGGCCTGATCGACGGCCTCGGCGCGATCGCGGCTTTGCGCGGTCGCCACAAGAGTCTCTACGGCGAGATGTGCCAGCATTACTACAACACCCGCGCCCAGGGCGCCGACCACGCTACGGCCCTGGCCCGCCTCGAAGCCCGCGAGCGGCCTGAGGTCACCGCGCCGGAGCTGCCGCGTCAGCCGGGAGGGCAGCCGTGA
- a CDS encoding NAD-dependent epimerase/dehydratase family protein, translating to MSKSAVVTGAGGFIGGHLVTYLRRHGYHVRGVDIKYPDFGPSDADEFMLADLRSFDECREAVKGVDEVYNLAADMGGIGYISGAHASITFNNTMISAQMLKAAFDARVERFLFSSSACVYPQHLQDVPSVIPLKEEDAFPAAPEEGYGLEKLYTEKLCQYFTEDYGFPTRSVRFHNVYGPNGTYDGGKEKAPAAICRKVAHTPDGGTIEIWGDGQQTRSFMYVDDCVEGIYRIMQSDHHGPLNLGTDELVNISGLVDLVADVAGKTINKSFDLSKPQGVRGRNSDNTRLREVLGWEPGIHLREGLKPTYRWIEAQIQEAQREADAAPRQAAE from the coding sequence ATGTCGAAGAGCGCAGTTGTCACCGGGGCCGGCGGTTTCATTGGTGGACATCTGGTGACGTACTTGCGTCGCCACGGCTATCATGTCCGCGGCGTCGATATCAAATATCCCGATTTCGGCCCGAGCGACGCGGACGAGTTCATGCTCGCCGATCTGCGCTCCTTCGACGAGTGCCGCGAGGCGGTCAAAGGCGTCGACGAGGTCTACAACCTCGCCGCCGACATGGGCGGCATCGGCTACATCTCCGGCGCACACGCCTCGATCACCTTCAACAACACGATGATCAGCGCGCAGATGCTGAAGGCGGCCTTCGACGCGCGGGTCGAGCGGTTCCTGTTCTCGTCCTCGGCCTGCGTCTACCCGCAGCACCTCCAGGACGTGCCGAGCGTGATCCCGCTCAAGGAGGAGGACGCCTTCCCGGCCGCCCCCGAGGAGGGCTACGGCCTGGAGAAGCTCTACACGGAGAAGCTCTGCCAGTACTTCACCGAGGATTACGGCTTCCCGACCCGCTCCGTCCGCTTCCACAACGTCTACGGGCCCAACGGTACCTATGACGGCGGCAAGGAGAAGGCGCCGGCCGCGATCTGCCGCAAGGTCGCGCATACGCCCGACGGCGGCACGATCGAGATCTGGGGCGACGGCCAGCAGACCCGCTCGTTCATGTACGTGGACGACTGCGTCGAGGGCATCTACCGGATCATGCAGTCGGACCATCACGGGCCGCTCAACCTCGGCACGGACGAGCTCGTCAACATCAGCGGCCTCGTCGATCTCGTGGCCGACGTCGCCGGCAAGACGATCAACAAGTCGTTCGACCTGAGCAAGCCGCAGGGCGTGCGCGGGCGCAACAGCGACAACACCCGCCTGCGCGAGGTCCTGGGCTGGGAGCCGGGCATCCACCTGCGCGAGGGCCTGAAGCCCACCTACCGCTGGATCGAGGCGCAGATTCAGGAGGCGCAGCGGGAGGCGGACGCCGCCCCGAGGCAAGCCGCCGAGTAG
- a CDS encoding sugar transferase, with translation MPDVDVVNTGLLPAGGPSWQERAQDRLQERLQERLGPARPGRSEAAAWARRLTVTGALIGGDVAAVLAACGASLAVMAAAGALPGLAPAPLIGWCALQIGTLALCGLYEPIEAEPIERLRRRGLAAAFAFGAAVLVGGGASPWLWTAAGIAALFSIPLGHYAEGFVRARLVRRGVWGAATIVYGEGAVELARSLAARPELGLRPIGIVRAPDQAVEPFHVEPFRVQPLRTVPPGPAEEPGRAAENLSERMAELLAAAEVAICTPGERAPDRFAWLTRHPFRQVIVAHHAPEVETVRLQTRCLGSVVGLVVRRAIFLPHNLRLKRALDLAVALPALLLFGPLIGVLALAVKLADPGPAFYVQPRVGRDGRTIRVYKLRSMFRDAEARLADHLAADEAARHEWERFCKLRDDPRVLPGIGGFIRRTSLDELPQLLNVLRGDMSVVGPRPFPAYHTERFGPTFQALRASVPPGLTGLWQISARSDGDLAVQEQQDSFYIRNWSIWIDLYILLETVPAVLTAKGAR, from the coding sequence ATGCCGGACGTCGATGTCGTCAACACCGGCCTCCTGCCGGCCGGGGGGCCGAGCTGGCAGGAGCGTGCGCAGGACCGGCTGCAGGAGCGGCTTCAGGAGCGTCTCGGCCCGGCCCGGCCCGGACGCTCCGAGGCGGCCGCCTGGGCCCGGCGCCTGACCGTCACCGGCGCCCTCATCGGCGGCGACGTCGCCGCCGTGCTGGCCGCCTGCGGGGCGAGCCTGGCCGTCATGGCCGCGGCCGGGGCCCTTCCCGGTCTCGCCCCGGCCCCGCTGATCGGCTGGTGCGCCCTGCAGATCGGCACCCTGGCCCTGTGCGGGCTCTACGAACCGATCGAGGCGGAGCCGATCGAGCGGCTGCGCCGCCGCGGTCTCGCCGCCGCCTTCGCGTTCGGCGCGGCCGTGCTGGTCGGCGGCGGGGCCTCGCCGTGGCTCTGGACCGCCGCCGGAATCGCCGCCCTCTTCTCGATTCCGCTCGGGCACTACGCGGAGGGGTTCGTGCGTGCGCGGCTCGTCCGACGGGGCGTGTGGGGGGCGGCGACCATCGTCTACGGCGAGGGCGCGGTGGAACTCGCCCGCAGCCTCGCCGCGCGGCCGGAACTCGGCCTGCGGCCGATCGGCATCGTCCGCGCCCCCGATCAAGCGGTCGAGCCGTTCCACGTCGAACCCTTTCGCGTCCAGCCCTTGCGCACCGTGCCGCCGGGGCCGGCCGAGGAGCCGGGGCGCGCGGCGGAGAATCTGTCGGAGCGCATGGCGGAGCTGCTGGCGGCGGCCGAGGTCGCGATCTGCACGCCGGGCGAGCGCGCCCCCGACCGCTTCGCCTGGCTGACCCGGCATCCGTTCCGGCAGGTCATCGTCGCCCACCACGCGCCGGAGGTGGAGACCGTGCGCCTCCAGACCCGGTGCCTCGGCTCGGTGGTCGGGCTCGTGGTGCGCCGGGCGATCTTCCTGCCGCACAACCTGCGCCTCAAGCGCGCCCTCGATCTTGCCGTGGCGCTGCCCGCGCTCCTCCTGTTCGGGCCGCTGATCGGCGTGCTGGCGCTGGCGGTGAAGCTCGCCGATCCGGGGCCTGCCTTCTACGTCCAGCCCCGCGTCGGGCGCGATGGCCGCACCATCCGCGTGTACAAGCTGCGCAGCATGTTCCGCGACGCGGAGGCGCGTCTGGCCGACCACCTCGCCGCCGACGAGGCCGCCCGGCACGAGTGGGAGCGGTTCTGCAAGCTGCGCGACGATCCGCGCGTCCTGCCCGGCATCGGCGGCTTCATCCGCCGCACCAGCCTCGACGAGCTGCCGCAACTGCTCAACGTGCTGCGCGGCGACATGAGCGTGGTCGGGCCGCGGCCCTTCCCGGCCTACCACACCGAGCGCTTCGGCCCGACCTTCCAGGCGCTGCGGGCGAGCGTGCCGCCGGGCCTGACCGGGCTGTGGCAGATCTCGGCCCGCAGCGACGGCGACCTCGCGGTCCAGGAGCAGCAGGACAGCTTCTACATCCGCAACTGGTCGATCTGGATCGACCTGTACATCCTCCTCGAAACGGTGCCGGCGGTGCTCACCGCCAAAGGTGCCCGCTGA
- a CDS encoding UDP-glucuronic acid decarboxylase family protein, protein MKKRILVTGGAGFVGSHLCDRLVAQGHDVLAVDNFYTGDRSNLAGHLGNPRFEVMRHDVTFPLYVEVDEIYNLACPASPVHYQRDPVQTTKTSVLGAINMLGLAKRLGIPILQASTSEIYGDPDVHPQPEDYRGLVSVSGPRACYDEGKRCAETLFFDYQRRHHVPIRVARIFNTYGPRMNRDDGRVVSNFVVQALRGEPITLYGDGRQTRAFCFVDDLVEGLMRLMNVEGTLDGAVNLGNPTEVTIAEIAQRIIALTGSRSEIVYRPLPQDDPRQRCPDISRAKAMLHWSPKVDLDEGLMKTIAYFETLLSASASSVTPFEPALPELAKTGS, encoded by the coding sequence ATGAAGAAGCGTATTCTCGTGACAGGTGGGGCCGGATTTGTCGGCAGCCACCTGTGCGATCGACTGGTGGCGCAGGGGCACGACGTGCTCGCCGTCGACAATTTCTACACGGGAGACCGGTCGAACCTCGCAGGGCACCTGGGCAACCCGCGCTTCGAGGTCATGCGCCACGACGTGACCTTCCCGCTCTACGTCGAGGTGGACGAGATCTACAATCTCGCCTGCCCCGCCTCCCCGGTCCACTACCAGCGCGATCCGGTGCAGACGACGAAGACGAGCGTGCTCGGGGCGATCAACATGCTCGGGCTCGCCAAGCGGCTCGGCATCCCGATCCTCCAGGCCTCCACCAGCGAGATCTACGGCGATCCGGACGTGCATCCGCAGCCCGAAGACTATCGCGGCCTCGTCAGCGTCAGCGGCCCGCGCGCCTGCTACGACGAGGGCAAGCGCTGCGCCGAGACCCTGTTCTTCGACTACCAGCGCCGGCACCACGTGCCGATCCGGGTGGCGCGCATCTTCAACACCTACGGGCCGCGGATGAACCGCGACGACGGCCGGGTGGTGTCGAACTTCGTGGTGCAGGCGCTGCGGGGCGAGCCGATCACCCTCTACGGCGACGGCCGCCAGACCCGGGCCTTCTGCTTCGTCGACGATCTCGTCGAGGGGCTGATGCGCCTGATGAACGTCGAGGGCACGCTGGACGGCGCGGTCAATCTCGGCAACCCGACCGAGGTGACGATCGCCGAGATCGCCCAACGGATCATCGCGCTCACCGGCTCGCGCTCGGAGATCGTCTACCGCCCGCTGCCGCAGGACGATCCGCGCCAGCGCTGCCCCGACATCAGCCGGGCGAAGGCGATGCTGCACTGGAGCCCGAAGGTCGATCTCGACGAGGGTCTGATGAAGACCATCGCCTATTTCGAGACGCTGCTCTCGGCCTCCGCCTCGAGCGTGACCCCGTTCGAGCCGGCGCTGCCGGAACTCGCGAAGACCGGCTCATGA